From a single Desulfobulbaceae bacterium DB1 genomic region:
- a CDS encoding IS110 family transposase — protein sequence MKLYTGIDLHSNNNYLAIIDDNDNRVFKKKLPNHPETILATLAPFREQVEGVVVESTFNWYWLVDLLREAGYHVHLANPAAIQKYKGLKHSDDNHDAFWLAHMLRLGILPVGYIYPKDDRPVRDLLRKRGHLVQLRTALINSLQGIISRNCGCSLHAKKIKAVKEDFITPLLAGQSDLQLSGTVSKECIDFLTGKIREIEHSIKSSMMEKTSFLALQTIPGVGNILALTILLETGDISRFSKVGSFSSYCRKVPTQWTSNSKNKGKGNTKNGNKYLAWAFSEAAELSKRYSDSAKAFYNRKAARANRMVAHAALAHKLARASYYIMRDGVAFDEKKLFA from the coding sequence ATGAAACTTTACACCGGAATCGATCTGCACTCAAACAACAATTATCTGGCAATCATTGACGACAATGACAACCGGGTGTTCAAGAAAAAACTCCCTAACCATCCGGAGACGATTCTTGCAACACTTGCACCTTTCAGGGAGCAAGTTGAAGGCGTTGTCGTTGAGTCAACATTCAACTGGTATTGGCTCGTTGATCTGCTCAGGGAAGCCGGCTATCACGTGCATCTGGCCAACCCGGCGGCAATCCAGAAATACAAAGGGCTCAAGCATAGCGATGATAATCATGATGCCTTCTGGCTGGCTCATATGCTGAGACTTGGCATTCTGCCTGTGGGCTACATCTACCCGAAGGATGACAGGCCAGTGCGGGATTTACTGCGAAAACGCGGGCATCTGGTGCAATTGCGTACAGCACTCATCAACAGCCTGCAGGGGATCATTAGCCGTAATTGCGGCTGCAGCCTTCATGCGAAAAAGATAAAGGCGGTCAAGGAAGATTTCATTACCCCATTGCTTGCCGGACAAAGCGATCTGCAATTGAGCGGCACGGTCAGCAAAGAGTGCATTGATTTTTTAACCGGAAAAATCAGAGAGATAGAGCACTCCATCAAAAGCAGCATGATGGAAAAGACATCCTTTCTGGCTCTGCAGACCATTCCGGGAGTTGGGAATATCCTGGCGCTGACCATTCTGCTGGAAACCGGTGACATAAGCAGATTCTCCAAGGTTGGTTCTTTTTCCTCGTATTGCCGAAAGGTGCCGACCCAATGGACGAGCAACAGCAAGAATAAGGGGAAAGGGAACACCAAAAACGGCAACAAATACCTGGCATGGGCGTTTTCCGAGGCTGCCGAACTGTCAAAACGATACAGCGATTCCGCCAAGGCGTTTTATAACAGGAAAGCGGCCAGAGCAAACCGCATGGTGGCTCACGCTGCCCTGGCGCACAAATTGGCAAGGGCATCCTATTACATCATGCGAGACGGTGTGGCATTTGATGAGAAAAAGCTCTTTGCCTGA